The DNA window TCAGCTTGTTCGCCACGCCATTGGGCACGTTGTTGCGCTCCATGGCGATCTGCAGGTCCTCGGTCAGCGCGTTGAACATCGCGTTGGTGATTTTCAAATCCTGGTGCACGGTCGCCATGTCACGCTCGGTGCCGACGCCGTCCATCGTCTTGTCGCGGTATTTGCCGGTGTACTTGCAAGGGCCGCCGGCGAACTCGCAGAACTGCTCCTGCAGGCGAACGTTGAGCTGCTCCATATCGAAATCGGCGAAGCTTTCCTTGATGCGCGGATCGGCCAGCATCAGCGGAATGAAGGTGTCGACGATCTTCTTGATGCCCTCTTTGCCGCCCAGGCCCTGATACACCTTGTCGTCGGTGTACGGCGTCTGCGCTACGGCCAGCGAGCAGGCCAGCAGCAACGCCATGCCGATGCCGGCCATCTTCGTGAATCGACTCATTTCATATCCTTGTGCGAGGGTTTCTTCACCGCACAATTTATCAGCTATTTGGGGAACAGAACCATCTGTGTGCAACGGAACAACGCTATTGTTTTACCAGTGGCCTGGCTGGTCACCACC is part of the Oxalobacteraceae bacterium OTU3CAMAD1 genome and encodes:
- a CDS encoding group 1 truncated hemoglobin; translated protein: MSRFTKMAGIGMALLLACSLAVAQTPYTDDKVYQGLGGKEGIKKIVDTFIPLMLADPRIKESFADFDMEQLNVRLQEQFCEFAGGPCKYTGKYRDKTMDGVGTERDMATVHQDLKITNAMFNALTEDLQIAMERNNVPNGVANKLIAKLAPMQRAIVTK